The segment CCACAATGATGAACAGATAGGAAATTACAATCACCACCATGCAAGCAGGAATGACAAAAATGGCAAATACAATAATCACCAATTCCTGGATATAGCTCTCACCACAGGTCAGCTTTAACAGAGGAGGAAGATCACAGAAAATGAAGTCGATCTCATTGTTTCCACAAAAAGAGAGGGTAAATGCTGAGACAGTCCTCACCAAGGCACTGAGGAGGCCAGCAATGTAAGCCCCAGCCACAAAACTTAGAAGAGCTTTCTGTGTCATGATGGTAACATAAAGCAAAGGTTGACATACAGCCACATAACGGTCATAAGCCATGAGTGCCAAGAGGTAGCAATCAATGGATCCAaagaaagtaaacaggaaaaaCTGAGCAACACAGCGTGCATAGGATAAAGCAGCCCCATGTTCCAACAACACAGCCATTGTCTGAGGAACAGTGACAGAGGAGTAGCAGATGTCCATGAAAGAGAGGTGACTTAGAAGGAAGTACATTGGGGTGTGAAGCCTGTGATCCGTGCGAATCAAAAAAATCATACCTGAGTTCCCCAGCAAagtaaaaaaatagataaataaaaataggtGGAAAAGAGGGAGCCCCCATTCAGGGTGCTCAGTGAATGCTATGAGGAAGAACTCTGTCACCAAAGTGAGGTTCACCTTGTCCATGAAGCCACTGGTACTTAAGCAAGCATAAGAAACAAGACAGGATGCTGAACATTGGATGCCCCTGCAAGAACAATTTTTGAATATATGGAAAGAATATAGGTACCAGAGAAAGGATTTCCTAAATAGTGggtttcaatttctgtcttccaAGAGAGTTCTGTAGTAGTCATCCTAGGGTATTGAGGGAAAAGTAAAACACATGAGAATGCATGCACAAGAGAATGTGTAATCCCACTTGAAATGCAAATTAGCTATATGAGTCCTGTGATTCAACAGAGCTCGTACAGCTGACTTGTGGTCATTTTCCTACCATGTATTTGACCATCTCAGGACTCTGAACTTCTTTCTCCTTGATGATCATAACTTATCCCCTATTTTTTACCTTATTCATCTCACATAGTCAGATTAGCTTTTTTACCAATTagtgccattttttaaaattcagataTCAATTAAAATCTTGTTATTTATAAAACTTTAATTTGATCATGGATGTCCCTTTGACCAATATCTATCCATGGAAAACTGTCAAGGACATGATATTACTTAGCCTCTTCAATATACTGGAACTATCTACAATAATGCCCCTACTTATTTTCCTACGTACCTATTTACTTACCAGTCCTAACACACATAGTGACAACTTATTCTCTCACAATTTCTCTGGATATACTAAATTATTGGCAGCATTGGTAAGTCCTACATTCTCTTATGTCTCTGTGCTTCAGACAGAGCATCACTTCTGCCTAGATGACCTTACTTTTTTCTGTCTCCAGAGTCCTTCCCCCTGCTTATATTACCAGCAAATCACTATTTAGATCACAGGCTTTACAAGAAGGATAACTCCGTTATTCTTCTCCAGACACTGAATGTCCCCTACAAGTTAAGCTCTCAGTAAGAGCTTAATATGCTTTATAAAATGAAGTTATTAAATAAGATATGAAACATCTTACAAAAAGAGAACAATATTGTCATTATATTCCAGTTGCAAAATCAGAAAATACCCTAAATATGAGAATTGAATTGAATACACCTAAAGATATCAATGATTTTCATGTTTTTCTAGATTTTATACTTCTACTCTTAACCTTAAGATTTTCTAGTTAACAGAAAGAAACTgttgatttttataaaaatagcTTTTTACAAGAACAATATTAACAGTAAAAAGCATTGATAACTGTACTCTGCATGATATGTATTCATTTCATCATCATAGCCACTTTGtaagtgaattttcttcttcctatggaTGAGGCAACTGAGACCACATTTAAATATAAGCTCAAGACAGCACAGCTAGAAAATAGTCTAATTGCCATTGAATACAAAGTTGTACACATAAAAATTGCTTACCTTGATACTAATTTCACaagctttcttcatttctttcaatAGCTGTTACTTAACTCAAATGGTAATGCAGGCACTGAGGCTTTGAACCTAGAGAAAAGATTGTCATTTGGCTGAATCACAGTGAAGCAGGGAAGACAAGGTAATGAACAACATTAAAACATAAATCTTTGGTAGCCAGGACGGAGCTGAACCAATGTACTGGTAAGAATGATAAAGAAATTTGGTTCAGGTTGTTGGGTTGGGTATCAATCAAGAGAAACAAGCCAATTTGTTCAAATTTGACTTTACCTACTGATACTCTTTTCTCTTTATCCATTACTTTTTCTTAGTATAAATTAAGTCATTTTTTTGCTCCACTAACCTGGATGGAAAGTTATCTTAAAGTTATAATGGAGGCAATGCTGTCCTAAgcagcaagaggtttattgactTCTGTTGACTTCCCACGCTATTAGTTACCTAAGAAAATATTAGCTCCTCAATGCCCCTTGTAtttaaattcacacacacacacacacacacacacacacacacacacacacacacacatgtgcactcatacCATATTAACCAATGCAAACACATGATTGTCTTTCTACAATAACTCTTGAGATCTTTCTAGCCATCTGCCCTACCAGAATCCACTAACTCTGGGCAGAACACATTCTTCATTCTGAGTGTAGTTCAACTACATGCAGAGGTTGGAGAAAAGCCTTTCTTAATATGCTTCTAAGTCTAACACAAACACATTTAAGAGAAGATACTAATTGTGGCTAAAAATACTCTGAGATCCCCATACAGTGATTAAAATGGTCTCTAAGGAGAGTTATATATTGCCTTGTTGGCTTCTTAACAAGGTACCTGGTCCCTGTCACAAAGTAAAGATGACTGTTCTTCAGCCCCAGATCCCAAAGCCAAACTATTTGTCTTGTACTCCATACACAAAGATCTACAggcaattatttaaaaagaacaagaTCACGAATTGTATGGGTTATATGCCTTCATTTCCCATTAAGTCCTTCTTGCAATGAGAATGATCTAATTACTATGACCTCATATCCTTTACTCATTCATTTAAattaagatagatagatagatagatagatagatagatagatagatagatagatagatagatagatagatgatagacagacagataggaaaATTATACAATTAAGGTATTAGcgctctatttttctttcatttaaacattcttatctttttatttttactttttattttcattttttcttctttaaagatttatttatttcatgtatatgagtacactatcactatcttcagacacagcagaagagggcatctaatgcccattacagatggttatgagccatcatgtagttgctgggaattgaactcagaacccgaaggagtaatcagtgctcttaaccattacagtccagactttattaCCATCCCAGTCTACCCTCTGGCTGTTCTTATCCCAcacctccctcccatcccctaccccttctccaagaggatgtctgcACTCCACCTACACACAACCAGATATCTCCACAAACTGGGAGTCCAAGTCTCTCAAGGTTTAGGTGCATCCTCTGTGACTGAGTCCAGaactggcagtcctctgctgtatatgtgtctgggtGCCATATCAGTTAGTTAATGCTGCCTGGTAGGTGGCTCAGTGtaccaggttaattgagactgctgatcttcctctGGGATTGCctccctcctcaacttcttctagcttttccctaaatAAACCAGAAGGTTTACTGTCTTCCGTCCAttagttgggtgtaaatatctgcatctgactttttcagctgcttgttgggcctttcagagggcagtcatgatagacccctgtttgcaagcacaccacagcactagtaataatgtcaggctttGGGGCTTCCCACTGAACCAAATCTCAATTTGGGTCTGTCACTAGACCTCCTTTTTCTCATGCTCTtcccatttttgttcctgcagttgtttcagacaggaacaattatgggttagAGTTTTGCATTGTGGAATGCCAACACCATccttccacttgatgtcctgtccaAAGGATGTCCTTTTTACTGGAGGTAGACTCAACAAGTTCTCTCGCCCCACTGtttgacatttcatctaaggtccctccctttgagtcctgagagtctctcacctcccaggtctctgatacattcttgAGGGTTCCTCCACATCCTAGCTCCTGAGGTTGCTAGTTATGATTCTTTTGCTGGACCTCAGAGCTTCAGTCTTGTTCCCCCCAACTCCAATACCTGATTAcattcctctcttccccttctagATGCATTTTCCACCCAattccatccctctccctctcttatgATTGATtactttcttctcactcccaagtgGGAATGGGGCATCCTCACTTACACCCTTCAGTCTGTTAGCCTTCTTGAGCTcggtggattgtatcctgggaatTCTGTGCTTTTTTTGCTAGTATCTGCTTATTAGGTGAGTACATACCAATTACTGATTTTTCTTAGTTTTGCCTTTCTATGCAGGGGCATAGGATCATCTATAGGAAATTGTGTAGCTTTCAGGGTTCACAGTCACaattttttctccctcccctgacATCCATCAATAGCTCCTCAACTAGGAGTGGAATTTCACGCACCCCTCTTCAATCTATGCTGGGATATAGACTACTTTGTTACTGTGCTGATCTTGTACATGTAATCACAACCATTGTAAGTGATACATATTAGAATTTTATGAATGATGAGAAGAATATAGAGGTTTGTCATTgccaatttttaaaagttcagttTGAAGGTTTACTTTTTTATCTCTCCCTCTTGGAAATTAAGCAAACAGACTCTTGTGGCTGGGCAGATTTTTTCAGTAGTTATGAGAACTTCCTCTTCTTATAGGGATTAgggctcagtttccagcatccatacAACAACTCACAACAATCTactactccagttccagggaatccagtactgtcttctggcttctgtgggaacTGTGTGAGCATATTACTGATAAATGAATGGAGGGAAAACATTCATTTCCATAAATAAAGCAGTAtctaaaataactaaaaattcattttacttttatgtaTTCTAGAAGCAATTGTACATGGACCAAATACTAAGAAAATCATTCACTTTTTCCATTTTAGatgtttttataaacatttattatataatatgatTCAACCATTAGTAGAGTTGGTTTATACTTACAAAATAGAAATTGGTGGGAAATTAGGGTAACTAAATCCTTCTACTACTAAAAAACACCTTAGGCTAAtattttgtacatttgtttttttatttaaaatttttcagaaATTAATGATTTCTTTAGGTCCTTATCATAGCATAGCATACATAGAACAGGagattaattaaagaaaataaccatTTTGAAAACGGTGTTGTGggttgggttttattgctgtgaatagacccCATAACCACAAaaaatcttataaaggaaaaaaattaattggagatagcttgtagtttcaaaggtttagtctgacatcatcacagtgggaagtatggcagcatgTACGCAGAGAGGGTGCTATgcttctgcatcttgatctgaaggcagaagAAATAGACTGTTTGCCTACTGAgaggagcttgagcataggagctCTCCAAGCCACCTCTACACTGAAACACTACTTTGGAGGCAACACtgactcctacaaggccacactgACTCCTACAAGGAAGGCCTCACCTCTCAATAATGCCTCTCCCTATAAGCcatacattcaaacatatgagtctatagGGGCTATACAAAATCAAACCAACAAATCCCAGTCCCTGACCCCATAGGTTTATACGCATAACACAATACAAAAAGCATTTAGTCCAGCATCAAAAGTCCTCAAATATATCACCATTTAAAatgacctgacaccattactgaagatatgggggggaggggtgcactcacaaaaagggacctattgtgactgccctccaaaagacccacaaGCCCCTGAAAGAGTCGAATGCAGATATGTACACACAACCAATGaaaagaagctgctgacccttctgTTGATGTAGGGAAAATGTGGAGGTAGTCGAGAAAAAAggcaactctgtaggaggaccagcagtttccATTAACCTGGAACccggagatctctcagacactggatcaccaaccaagcagcataaaccagttgagatgaggcctccaacatatacagcagaggactcctgggtctgtgttcagtcacacaagatgctcctaaccctcaagagactggaggtcccaagAAGTTTAGAGGTATGGTGGGGCTggtggtggggacatccttgtgcaGGTTGTTGGGGGAGGAATTTGGGAGGTGGAACAGTTGAAAGGTGGctcaggaggggaataaaatctgaagtgtaaatataaataaacaaacaaacaaaaagaacactgacatctcttccagaggtctcgagttcaattctcagtaagcacatggtgacttacaacaatctgtaatgggatctcatacctttttctggtgtgtctgaagaaggcTACAGTGTAcccaaatacattaaataaataaataaataaataaataaataaataaataagccttttttaaaaatccaaagttaaAAATCTCCTGAGAATTTTGTGATCTCTTAACtataatcccctataaaatcaaaataaaagaagagatcACATACTTCCACAAATAATGAGACAggatatacattatcattccaaaaAGTAGAGGAGAGAACATAATGAGGGAACACTGGACCAAAGGAAGACAAAAAAACAGAAGGATAAACTCCAAATtatgcatctccatgtctgatgtaaAAACATTCTTCCCATGTCTATCTCCATTCAgatttgttgactgcaacacacttcttaCTTTTGGGCTGATTTTACATcatgttagcagctttcctcctTGGAAGGAATTTCATGGCTCTGGCATTTCGAACCCCTTGAAATCTCCAAAGCAATCAAGAATTCACCTTTCCAACTTCACACAATGGGCTCTTTGGCCCTCCATGCAGGTACATCCCTGACACACACCTGGCCTCAACACCTTTCTTTTGTCACAGAGGAAGATTCCATAACCcctttcttctatccttgacCCTAAAGTCAGAACCACATTTCTGAACCTGCCAAGTTCTGCTTCTTGCTGACCCTGGAACATGGCCCACTTCTTCAATTACATCTTAACCTGCTTTCTCTTTTTCGTGGTTTCTTTCCCGGCCTAaacttggttgtcctggaactttttTTTATAGGTCAGACTGGCTTTGAAATCAGATATCTCTTTGCCTTTGCCTCTAGATTTCAGGGtggaattaaaggcacatgccatcatTCCAGGTCTTaactattattatcattatcattattccTTTTTACAGGCTGGAAGTTTTGCTACTGAGTGGGATCCTTTATAAAGGTCACCACTCCTTTTATTCCTTTTAGTATCTTTATTCTGATTATCTCCTTGAACTCAGGATTTAACTCaattctacttcctggtgcctCTTTTCTGGAACcatacattttatgtttttccttgctcagcttgcttcttttcatCAAAGCACTTGTTGTATGAGGAAACATTAATAACCATAAGACAGAATCTATACAAGGCTATTTTGAGATTTCCTATGCCAAGGCAATTAATACAAGACTCTTCACTTTAGCATCAGGCAAACTTTTCAGACAAAGGCAAAAGGTAGTGaaattctttgccaaaatatcacaagaacagtttCTAAGTCAAATATTAACATTCTTCTCTGAACCCTACTGAGCCAGGCCCCCTAGAGTTCAAAGcaccctcagcaccactgtcttccatGTTCCCACTAGGATAGACCATTAAGTGCCCCTTAGCCTTTCTAATCAAACTCCTAGAATTCACCTTCCTCCAAACAAATGTATGGCCAGGCTCTCAGAGCAATACCCTATTCCTTGTATCAACTTTTATCTTAGTTGTGGTATCATTGTTGTAATGAGCAACCATGACCACAGTAGCTCTTAAACAGAAAAAGCATTTAATAGGACTAGCttgtggtttcagaggtttactcAATTATCGTTATGgaggaaagcatggcagcatgcaagcaAATATGGTGCTACAGAAAATGAGAGTACTATATCTTTTTCTAAAGACAACAGAAATAGACCGTGTGCCATACTTGGCATAGCTTAAGCATTAGAGAACTCAAAGCCCACCACAACAGTGACACATTttttccaacaagaccacacctcctgcaacaatgccatacctcctaatagtgcccctcttTATGGACCAAATACTCAAATGCATGTGATTCAAACCATCAAAACTGGCATAGTCTATGTACCTGAGAAATACCTGACATTATGCAAATGGATGTGCACCAATGCAAAGGCAGATGTCATCAAATTATATTTTGTCAATGTT is part of the Rattus norvegicus strain BN/NHsdMcwi chromosome 1, GRCr8, whole genome shotgun sequence genome and harbors:
- the Or9q1 gene encoding olfactory receptor Olr379 → MDKVNLTLVTEFFLIAFTEHPEWGLPLFHLFLFIYFFTLLGNSGMIFLIRTDHRLHTPMYFLLSHLSFMDICYSSVTVPQTMAVLLEHGAALSYARCVAQFFLFTFFGSIDCYLLALMAYDRYVAVCQPLLYVTIMTQKALLSFVAGAYIAGLLSALVRTVSAFTLSFCGNNEIDFIFCDLPPLLKLTCGESYIQELVIIVFAIFVIPACMVVIVISYLFIIVAILRIPSAGGRVKTFSTCASHLTAVSLFFGTLIFMYLRDNSGQASEKDRVVSVFYTTVIPMLNPLIYSLRNKEVKEALRKIFNRIKIL